Genomic segment of Ficedula albicollis isolate OC2 chromosome 3, FicAlb1.5, whole genome shotgun sequence:
GCTAGTTATGGAATATAAACAGGAAGTTTATTGACACTACCTTGAGATCTATTACTTGATGTAGCTAGTTATGGAATATAAACAGGAAGTTTATTGACACTACCTTGAGATTCGTGTAAATTTTAGCTATACAGTAATGATCGTATAGTCCTCAGAGGCAAAAGTAAGTGTGGATGAGCCAGTCGTACTGGAATAGAGGCTTTCAACTGCATGGAATGAATAAAAGTGTATCTTAGTAGCAGTAAGTGGTCTGCCACTttctgggcagctgtgctgttttgttaagcaaatatatttacaaGTAAACCATGAACCTCAGATGTGAAGACGTAAGCCCACTGGTGGTGTGTGGAGGAATCATTCTCAGTACTGGTTAGGAAAGGTTGCATCTTAGTTTTGCTGTTGGAGGCCAGTGGTCTTGTATGGAATGACTTTTATAGGTAGAATTAGAATGTTTTACAGGGGCTGGCTTGAAAAACTTGAGCCACCACCATTCTAATTGAACTTCCCTGGAGGGAtatgttgcttttgttttgaaggCAGATGTAGCAAATGGTACTGCAAGATAGAGACAACATAACATTGAAACATGACATTGTTGCTAAAATAGGAGACCAGAGTACTTAAAGCAGCCACTTCCTTCCCCTGGGGCTTAAATCCTTCCCCCTCTGGTGTGAAGCATCACGATACAGTTGTTAAAGGTTCCACATGGCATTTCCTGTGGAACACATTGGTCATATAGGGCTGAAGCTTCTTGTTAGTGTAGGTAGGGGTGAAAACCTTCCCAGATTTTGTTCATATGAAAGATTGATAAGGCTAAAGCTTCTTGTTAGTGTAGGTGGGGTGAAAACGTTCCCAGATTTTGTTCATATGAAAGATTGATACTGAAAGACTGAAAGCCAAATAGCTGCAGAATGTGAATGCTGGCTGCAGTTTCATTCAATAAGAATTAAAGTTGCTAAGTCAAGTGGCTGTCCCTTTGGTTAAGTGTTTGTATTACAAAGGTGATGGGGTCAGGACCACCTGGGTGGTCAGGTGAGAGGGCATGCTGAAGATGCTTTTGTCCCAAAGCCAGCTGTCTAGTGAGCAGTCCCTCCCCTGGGCTCCAGAGTTCCAAATGGGCTCTGTACAAGCAGGCCTATGTATGGTGTTCACTGTCTTGTTCCTTTGGCGTGCTCTGGTTCTCTGTTGGGGATTTGACCGCAGCAGTGATTTAAAATTTGTCATAGTGGAAATAGGCACGTTTAAGTGTTGAGGTCCTGGTAGCTGTGAAGAGAACAATGGACATTCTCCTATAAAAGTTCCAGACATAGCTGGCTAAATTGTGTAGGAGTGGATATGGTAGTCCTGGTTTGCTGAACATATTGGTTTACTGAACATATTAGGTCACTGAAGGCTGCCACTTCATTTGAAAAGGTTATGCGGGGCACAGATGCCTCAAACTGTGgttaaaagaacattttgacCTAGGTTGTTAAAGTTCACATTGTTGGATTAGTGTATCTTTCATGGGGCGTGGAAGTAGTCTTTTTCTCACAGTGCAGGATGCTGTTCACAAGGGTGGAAAGGCTGAAACCTTGTAGCCTTAGAAGAAAGTTTTCATTTGCAGTTTGGTATGGAGAAGTGTAAAATAAAGAGGATTTGCTTTACGTGCTGTATGGAATCAGAATATTTAAGTGTTCAAGGTATGTTTTTACAACCTTATGTTGCAGGATGCCAGGATTGAGTTGCTCGCTAAACTTCAGTTTTCATAGGTGCCTTCACTGGCCATGGCTGCAAGTCCTCCAAAGCTATGCCAGGTTGTTCTTGTTCTAGTCTAAACCACATTTGCGTAGGTTGTTACTCCTTTGTTCTAGTTACTGGAGGTGGTTCCTGGAAGTGGTTAGAGGGATATTTTAATGGTATTCTGAACTTGATTCAGCATTTCAAACAGGAATATACTGCTAATCTTcaacttgttttattttctttatgatgTATAGCTGGTTGCTTCTTAGCCTGTTGCAACTTATACTCCAAGAAGGGTAGAGGTGTCCTTTGAATGGTCCCTTCCAAGTGTTGAGAATACACCACTACAATGCCCATCTTATAGAAAGCAAGTCTTTGAATTTCGTGTAAGAATTAAGTATTACCCTTTTTAAGCAGGGTCACTGCAGTACTGCGAAGTCTGCTTTATGTTTGGGTTAACTTTTACATGAACGATGGACTGGTTAACAGTGAAATGTTTACAATAACACTTGAGCACGTGACTCTTCATGAAGATGCAACTTTCCCCTTTTGAGATTCTTACATAATAGAATGTGAACTTCTCTACTAGGATTCACCCAAAAGCTTCTTCTTCCCTGGTATAAGAGCTTAGTCCTAAGAAACCTGTTTGTTTCCTTCAAGATAACTGAAACTAGCCCCTCAAAGGCCATTTGGAAGGAATTGTAGGTGCAGGTTGTAGTTTTTCCCTGGTGTAAGAGCTTAGTCCTAAGAAACCTGTTTGTTTCCTTCAAGATAACTGAAACTAGCCCCTCAAAGGCCATTTGGAAGGAATTGTAGGTGCAGGTTGTAGCTGcttgtttctgctttgtaaTTTGACATACTGGCTTGAAACTGTTTCTACTGGTCCTGTAGTAGCTTTGCTCTGATTCTGGTGGGCTAAATAGTGGGGTTGGCTCTTGGAACACTTCAGACTTGAATGTAGACGAGtactgggattttttcctggatgGGATTTGACTGTGTGACTGTGGTGTTGTAGCTGCATTCATGAACTACaagaaacttatttttataattaaatttttaacaTTTGCCAGTTTGTACTCACCTCAAGAGTTTCAGAGTATGAAGTAAAGGCTTTATTCAGGTCATGTCAAAACACAGCTTTTACTGTGTCTAATTGTGGTCTGGGAAACCCACCATCTGGAAAGTTGGCTGCATGGAAATGTTGAAAAGAACAATTCATGGAAGTATTTCTGATGCAGGAGTACCCTTGAGCTGATGGGTTGTCCAGAGTCAGGATCTCAGATGGCTTGAGAGCTGTAAAGGGATCTGAAGTGTACAAGGGAGTAGATCAGATACTCATGCCTTACTGTTATGTGTATGAACTGCCACAGTCCAGTGAGCTAGTTTAAGGTCTGTGGCCAAAGACAGATGGCATGGATTAAAACCAACTCCATTTTTGGACCGAACAATTAAGCATGTTATGCTTGCATTAGTATTCCTGGCTACAATACAGCCATTGTAGTAGGGGGTTAAGAGGTAGTGTTGAAACACAGCAAAGGTGTCTTAGAACTAGTCAGAAACATTTCTCTGAAGGCTGTTTCAAGATACAGTAGGGCTGAAGCCATTTTGTAAGCAGCTTTTCAGGAATGAAGGCTCCCGTGACTCCTCTTTGAACACTTGTGGTAGCATACAATGTTTAGACATCTGTGTCCAGAGGAAGTGGCTTATATTGAGAAACTTGGGTGTAGTTTGGTCTGATTGTACCTTTTTCCGTTGACTCATCTCCCCTATTAGTAATAAAAGTGCTGTTAAATTGTAACgtgtatttttttcaattttctcatAGCAATTccatattgttttattttgagatgCAGTTCTTACCAAGGATGTGGATCATTGTAGTTGCAGATAGCTATTTCAGCTCCATATTAGGAACCCTTATTCAGGATAGGGAGTAACAAACCTCTGAGTCTTTTGGAAATGGATGACCTTCCACCCTAATTTAGGTTGGCATGTGGTCCATCAGTAGACTGGTGGCTGTGTTTTCAGATGCTGATGCTGCCATATGGCAATTGAGCAGTATTCcagaattttcttaaaatattaaaatgaaattttgtaACTTGCAACAATCAGGAGCAGTGAATTTTTTGATTGTTAACATTTTGAAGcttaagggatttttttttttttttgtatagaATTCAAAGAAGCTTTTTCACTATTTGACAAGGATGGTGATGGTACTATAACTACAAAGGAGTTGGGGACAGTGATGAGATCACTTGGTCAAAACCCCACAGAAGCAGAGCTACAGGATATGATCAATGAAGTAGATGCTGATGGTAAGAACTTTTACTAATAAGTAATTTAATAAAGTGCCTAAACTATGTTTTTCTGACTAAGTGATTACCTTTCAGGCAATGGCACAATTGACTTTCCAGAGTTTCTGACAATGAtggcaagaaaaatgaaagatacAGATAGTGAAGAAGAAATTAGAGAAGCGTTCCGTGTCTTTGACAAGGTACTGTCAAGCCTACctggaatatttctgttaaGAAAACTGGGTCTGATTGTACTGTGCTTTCTCACAGGTCTGAGGGATATCTGCAGTTCTGTCATAGAGAGCCTCAAGGTTGGGCAGTTACCCTAAAGCTCAGTCTATAAGGGAAAAGTCTAATGAGTTATCAGGGATAGTAATGAGTGACATGATTTAAAGTAGTGCTCACTGTGATACTGAAATATACTCAGACAACTGACAGGAAAttgttttaagtatttaaagTGTTCATGTTTTAGGTCTTTCGTGTAGTCTTTGCTAAGTAAATTGCTAGAAGAGTCTAAAGTTACTCAGCTTACTTAAGATGCACCTTGGAGTGGAAAACATGATGTGAGGTGCCTTGGGAGGTGGGGAGGAAAACATTGGGTTAGTATACACCAGCACTTCAATGTTCAGTGTCCCAACTAGTACTGGAATATGTAAAAGTCATCTCTGAAGGCCTTGTGGCTTTATGCTGGACTCCCATGAAACAGGCAAATCAGATAAGTAGCTTCTTTTCTAAGAAATCACCACTTGAACTACAGTCACGTGATTTAATAGGCATCCATCACCTAAGAAGTCGAAAAAGGTGCTGATTGCATTGTTTGTAGTTTAAAGATGTGTAAGAACAGGACAGTCCAAGACTGTAAGATATTGCAATGCCCAAAGACATTGGACAGTGCTGGAGATATTCGTACAGCTCTCATTTACCTTGTGCAAATGCTGCTAGTGTTTAAGTCTGTGTTAACTTCTTAATGTTCAATTTGCTCTGCAATGTTCCTAAGTTATAGTTAAGTCATTGGGCCTGAGGCAAGTGTATTCCAGtgttcctttttctcctcccaggATGGTAATGGTTACATTAGTGCTGCAGAACTCCGTCATGTGATGACAAATCTGGGTGAGAAGCTAACAGATGAAGAAGTTGATGAAATGATTAGGGAAGCAGACATTGATGGTGATGGTCAAGTAAACTATGAAGGTAAGGAGTTGTTAATTGATTCTCTTTGTGTAGCACTTTTCATGCTTGTTCGTGTGTGGGTGCTGATAGCCGCACCAAGTTTAAATAGGGCAGTGTTCAGACAAGTTCATTTGAACACACTGTTCCTTTAAGCTAATGTTCAATTACTATGTACATTGTGTACCTCTCAATGGGTTTAAGTTTGAGTGTTATTGCTGCCTTTGTGCCAAAGGCTAAAAATGACTATTCAGCTGAACAGTGTAAGAATTGACTTGGTAAATCTAATGATATCTAATGACCATTAGAATAAGCAAGTTGTCACAGATGTTCATATACTGTTCGTACTGTTCTGTTCACTAATGCATGTTGATCTGACTGACTGTATGTTGTCACTCATTTGTcattaatgcttttaaaattacttgctAATCAAAAGGGGAAAGCCTCTCTAATATATGCAGATATTTCAAGACCttcagaagatattttaaatacatttgtttaCATAAATCAGCtgaaacagtaatttttctacttcttgctttcttcctgACATTGAATCATAAATGAAGTCATGCAAGGAGTTCCTTTAGACAGTTGTTTGCAGCTGAGACACACTaagcttgttttcattttgattttttgaaCATGTTACAAAAAATATCTAGGGCATTTTCAGATAAGATCTGTACTGTTTCTGAGGTGTAGGTATGCCTTCCCTTTGATGCCTTTTTGGTTGTGGCCTAAGGGTATGCAGATATCTGTGAGTGAAAAGTCATTTTTATGTACAAGGCTGCTGCTTCATCACTGTGTTTGAGTATCCCGTTCAGAGACTGGCACTAGAGAGGGTCTGGGTCTCTACTGTTTCCAGTTGCCTTTCAAAACTTGAGCAACCATTTAACTCCTTTGAGGTTCTGGGTTTCCTATCCTTATTGCACCTGAAACTGTGTTTCAGCAAGATGAATGAAGAATCCTATTTTGTGGTTCTAACTTAAAATGGTTATGAGTAAGCATTGAATCAGTTGTTTAAAACCAGCCAGGCAAAATAAAGTGGTAATACTTAAACTATTCTGTTCCGGAAAACAAAAGTTCAAACCAACACAATGTGTTACTTGTACACTTACTTAGTTGATTGTCACTTTATATTTGTACTGATCATTTAGTCATTCTTGGATATCTTGTCCCCATCTGTAAGTCTGTGGGCATAGGACCCTTTAATGTTTTATCTTGGCAGTAAGAATGCAACCCAGTTCACTAAGGGACCAATTTTTATGGAAAAGTAAAGGCCTTTTGCCATAAAAATAGAAGGAGTTTAGGTGTGATTAGTGGAAAAGGGGACTGTCTTGAAGATGCTTATTTGAATGTaactgaaaatgcagttttgaaacAGTGTTCAGCACTAGTAAGACCACTTCTCAGATCTTgcaattcagattttttttttccttcaaataacTCATGCAACTCTTTCCTTTTACAGAGTTTGTACAAATGATGACAGCGAAGTGAAGACGTTGTACAGAATGTGTTAAATTTCTTGTACAAAATTGtttatttgccttttctctgtttGTAACTTATCTGTAAAAGGTTTTTCCCTTACTGTCAAAAAATTATGCATGTATAGTAATTAGAAGGCCATTCCTCcatgtttttctcctttatctTACTGTCATTGTTCTGATTTTTGGAAAATTGATCTAAGTAACAAATGTTGCATGTGGCTTACTCTGGATATTTAAGCCCTTCTGCACATCTAAAGTTAGATAAAGTTGGTTAACAGAGGGAACATCTGGATTGTCTATTACAAAAGTAGCTTTCTCTAGGAGACTTAGGTATGACTAGTGTGACAAGTTACATAAAGTAAGCTAGGGCTTAGCAGGCATTAGCTGTTCCTTAGTTAAAGTAACATGCTGGTTCTAGTTCTCGAGTACATAGGAGCTTTTCTATAggagttttttcccttttctgtgaTGGGAGGATAAGGCTCTTGCAGCTTAACTGCAGGATGAAACAATGTGAAAGGGATATATCATGCAGCTAATGCACTCTAAAAGTCATTCTCCTAGCTTACTTCACAGTAACTTGTTTGTGGTCATACCTGTAACATGTTGTTGAAATGTGGAGTCTTAACGTTGTAGACGATTGACAGTCAACAATATGAAACTTAAGTTGCACTAATGCAAAACGGGTGATTTATCCAGGTACTCGTACACAAGGTTTTTTTGTACTGCTGGTCCTGtgccagaaaacattttctcctcttgttactatgctttttaaactttgtttagccacttattttcaaaaaaatctgcttatgGCACGATTTGCCTCAAATCCATTCCAAGTTGTATATTTGTTTTCcaataaaaaattacaatttacCCATACTGTTTCAATGTATCCTTGAATTATTTACAGGAATTGTTCAATGCAgttgctgctctgtgtttcagTATGTAGCAGTTTGGTTTGCTTATGCAATGGATTGGCTGTCTTAAAATAGCTTG
This window contains:
- the CALM2 gene encoding calmodulin, with the translated sequence MADQLTEEQIAEFKEAFSLFDKDGDGTITTKELGTVMRSLGQNPTEAELQDMINEVDADGNGTIDFPEFLTMMARKMKDTDSEEEIREAFRVFDKDGNGYISAAELRHVMTNLGEKLTDEEVDEMIREADIDGDGQVNYEEFVQMMTAK